One window of Etheostoma spectabile isolate EspeVRDwgs_2016 chromosome 6, UIUC_Espe_1.0, whole genome shotgun sequence genomic DNA carries:
- the LOC116690559 gene encoding cortexin-3 has product MDVPRMAEGLFSSTLSSSGGGHHVSSYLTLEQKAAFVFVLLLFIFLALLIVRCFRILLDPYRSMPSSNWTDHTEKDTFDYRIV; this is encoded by the coding sequence ATGGATGTGCCCAGGATGGCTGAAGGCCTCTTCAGCAGCACGCTGTCCTCGTCAGGCGGCGGCCATCATGTGTCTTCCTACCTGACGCTGGAGCAAAAGGCCGCCTTCGTCTTTGTGCTGCTGCTCTTCATCTTCCTGGCCCTGCTCATCGTGCGCTGCTTCCGCATCCTGCTGGACCCCTACCGCAGCATGCCCTCGTCCAACTGGACAGACCACACCGAGAAGGACACGTTCGATTACCGCATCGTCTGA